The following nucleotide sequence is from bacterium.
ATTTCGGCCGTCCTGGAAGGCTCGCTTTCCCCGATGATGCAAGGCGCTCTGCGCGACATTTCGACACGAATCCAGTCGGGTGACACATTCGAGGAAGCTCTGGCCAGGCATCCGCGCATCTTCAACAAGATGTACAGAGGAATGATCAAGGCGGCGGAAGGAAGCGGTACGCTCGATATCGTGCTGGCCAACCTCGCTCAGTTTCTGGAGGAAGAAGTCGACCTTCGGCGGCGCGTGCAGGGCGCGCTGATTTATCCATCCATTGTGTTCGTAGTCGCGCTTGGTGCGGCATTCATCCTGGCGTGGTTGGGTTATTTCGGCATGAGCCTGTTCAGCGTGATGGTTGCAGCCGCGGTTGCAGTCGTCGCAATTTGGCTGCTCGGCAAGAACCGTCACGTGGCTGCAATGTTCCGGCTGGTACTCTCGGTAACTCCGGGAATTGGCGGAATGATCGCGACGGCGGGTGTGGCGCGCACGTGCCTCGCCCTCGGGACTATGATCAAAAGCGGGGTACCATACCTTGAAGCGCTGGATATGGCAAAAGACGCGGCGAACCATCACGGCATAGAGCAGGCGCTTTCGGTCGTTTACAGCGAAGTCAGCCGTGGCGAGCAGCTTTCAACCAGCCTTGCCAAAAGCAGGATTTTCCCAAGCGTTCTTCGCCACCTGGTGGCCGCGGGGGAGCATGCGGGCAGTGTTGACGATATGCTGTTCAAGGTTTACCAGTACTTGCAGGGCGAACTTCAATACAGGACAAGGGCGATGCTTACTATGATCGGCCCCTTGTTCACAATCCTGTTCGGCGCGCTCGTGCTATACATCGCGCTGATGTTTTGGTCGGGGTATTTTGAAAAAATCATGTCGGCGGCGGGATCGTGAAACGAAGCCTCGACGCGGTTGAACATTTTGCGGTGGATTTAGTCCGGCTTCAGGCGGGATGGGCAATCACCACGCTCGTGCTTGCCATCCAGGTTGTGGCTGTCGTGTTTTTCTCGGCTGCAGCGCCCGAAATTAAAACGCTTGATCAACAGGCGGCTTGGGAATCGGAGGTTCTTCGCTGGTTGTTGATTCCGGGAATTGTTTGCCTCTATCTCAAAGCTTGCCTGTATCTGTGGCGTTCGACCGCCCCAAAAGGAAATGCCTTGCACGCCCAATCGGTGCCGCGGACTTACTCTCAAGCCGCAGGTGCGACGATTGTCGTGCTTTCGATTGACAATGCAATACTTTTGCTCGTTCCATTGGCCTTCGGCTTTGGAGATTACCTGTCGGTTTTGGAGAGAGGCGTGCAGATTTTTGCATTCGTTTCTTCCGGTACTGCGGTTGCAGGTTTGCTGTTCATCAAATTAGCACCGCGCCAGCCCCTTTTCGCGCCGATTTATTTCGCCTGGATGCTTTTGTTGGAATATGCGCAGGTCTGGCTTTCCCGCGAACATCCGGAATTGCCTTTGTTCAACGATTTGTTCGCTTGGAATCGAATTTTTCCAAGTTTGGCGACGCAGACGACGACGTTGAAGCTCGACTCATTTCAGATCTACGAGCTTCTGTTTGCTTCCGCCATAACGGTCGCGGTCGCACTGGCTTTGATTACGGCGGTTCACGGAAAAATAAAAAGTGCAGCTAGCGGTTCCTGACCCGGAACAAGTATGCTCCTGCCGCGGCGACAATCGCGTTCGGAATCCAGCTTGCCAAAAGCGGCTGGATGGCACCTGCCTGACCAAGTTTCATCGCCACGACCGTTATTACATAGTAAACAAGCACAATCAAAACCGCGATGCCCATTCCCGTTCCACCCGTCGTCCGAGCTGCG
It contains:
- a CDS encoding type II secretion system F family protein, with product MPTYRYEARDMDGRSSSGTIEAESQDAAVGRLLDGGLFVHRIRESAGQIYHSEGGTSTFSYGQGCLSAIAGSIIPFVTLGELALVTRELASGVGAGLNLAHAISAVLEGSLSPMMQGALRDISTRIQSGDTFEEALARHPRIFNKMYRGMIKAAEGSGTLDIVLANLAQFLEEEVDLRRRVQGALIYPSIVFVVALGAAFILAWLGYFGMSLFSVMVAAAVAVVAIWLLGKNRHVAAMFRLVLSVTPGIGGMIATAGVARTCLALGTMIKSGVPYLEALDMAKDAANHHGIEQALSVVYSEVSRGEQLSTSLAKSRIFPSVLRHLVAAGEHAGSVDDMLFKVYQYLQGELQYRTRAMLTMIGPLFTILFGALVLYIALMFWSGYFEKIMSAAGS